In a single window of the Papaver somniferum cultivar HN1 chromosome 8, ASM357369v1, whole genome shotgun sequence genome:
- the LOC113306114 gene encoding flotillin-like protein 4, whose translation MVSYRVARASEYLVITGYGITDIKLAKKAWILPGQTFSRFDVSPVNYTFEVQAMSSEKLPFLLPAVFTIGPQIDEREALLKYAKLLSNHDRHSHEVRDLVQGIIEGETRVLAASMTMEDVFKGTKDFKKEVFDKIQLELNQFGLWIYNANIKQLVDVSGHEYFSYLGQKIQMEAANQAKVDVAEAKMKGAVGAKLREGQTIQNAAKIDAETKIIATQRQGQGKKEELKVQAEVKIFENLRDADVAEANAELATKKDGWAQLAELAQVESVKAVSIKEAELQRQVELKNSLTQTEKLKAEYLSKASVEYDVKVQEANWELYKKQKQEEAVLYEKQKAAEAQKLAAEAQFFAQQQAADGELYAKKKEAEGMFAAAESQGVYIQSLLKEFDGNYASLRDYLMISGGMFQEVAKINAGVVQGLQPKISIWTNGDGSSAGNGSLTRGGLASGAMKEIAQVYNTLPPLFQTVEEQTGMTPPAWLAGRTPNVQRWD comes from the exons ATGGTGAGTTACAGAGTCGCAAGAGCTTCAGAATACCTAGTAATTACAGGGTATGGTATTACAGACATTAAACTAGCAAAGAAAGCATGGATTCTTCCTGGTCAAACTTTTTCTCGTTTCGATGTCTCCCCTGTCAACTACACCTTCGAAGTTCAAGCTATGAGTTCAGAAAAACTTCCTTTCCTTCTTCCTGCTGTTTTCACAATCGGTCCTCAGATTGACGAGCGTGAAGCCTTGTTGAAATATGCAAAGCTTCTTTCGAATCATGATCGTCATTCTCATGAGGTAAGAGATCTAGTTCAAGGTATTATTGAAGGAGAAACTAGAGTTCTTGCTGCTTCCATGACTATGGAAGATGTATTCAAGGGTACTAAAGATTTCAAGAAGGAGGTGTTTGATAAAATTCAGTTAGAGCTTAATCAATTTGGGCTATGGATTTACAACGCAAATATCAAACAACTTGTTGATGTTTCAGGACATGAATACTTTTCGTATTTGGGTCAAAAGATTCAGATGGAAGCTGCAAATCAAGCGAAAGTTGATGTTGCAGAAGCAAAGATGAAGGGTGCAGTTGGTGCCAAACTGAGAGAGGGACAGACCATACAGAACGCGGCAAAGATCGACGCTGAAACCAAGATTATTGCAACTCAGAGACAAGGACAAGGAAAGAAAGAAGAACTTAAGGTTCAGGCTGAGgttaagatctttgaaaaccTAAGGGATGCTGATGTTGCTGAAGCTAATGCTGAATTGGCTACCAAGAAGGATGGATGGGCACAATTAGCTGAATTGGCTCAAGTAGAGTCTGTCAAGGCTGTTTCCATCAAAGAGGCTGAGTTGCAGAGACAGGTTGAGCTAAAGAACTCTTTGACTCAGACTGAGAAATTGAAGGCTGAGTATCTCAGTAAAGCTAGTGTGGAATATGATGTCAAG GTCCAAGAGGCAAACTGGGAATTGTACAAGAAGCAAAAACAAGAAGAAGCTGTTTTATATGAGAAACAGAAAGCAGCCGAGGCTCAAAAACTTGCTGCTGAAGCTCAATTTTTTGCACAACAACAGGCTGCTGATGGAGAATTATATGCAAAAAAGAAAGAAGCTGAAGGAATGTTTGCTGCAGCAGAATCACAAGGAGTTTATATTCAAAGTTTGTTGAAAGAATTTGATGGGAACTATGCTTCATTGAGAGATTATCTGATGATTAGTGGTGGAATGTTTCAAGAAGTTGCTAAGATCAATGCAGGTGTTGTTCAAGGTTTGCAGCCAAAGATCAGTATATGGACTAATGGAGATGGTTCCTCTGCTGGAAATGGTAGCCTTACTAGAGGTGGATTAGCTTCTGGAGCCATGAAAGAAATTGCACAAGTATACAACACATTGCCACCATTGTTTCAAACTGTGGAGGAACAGACTGGAATGACTCCACCTGCTTGGTTGGCTGGACGCACTCCTAACGTTCAAAGGTGGGATTGA